One Podarcis muralis chromosome 1, rPodMur119.hap1.1, whole genome shotgun sequence genomic window carries:
- the LOC114584352 gene encoding olfactory receptor 10T2-like, which produces MNKGNDSSVTEFLLLGFSVFGKKPTLLFLGFSLIYGTILVFNLTIMSVILFDRTLHSPMYFLLFAFSASETCSTFATIPKLLLTLVTGSQSISFVGCAMQQFCFFGFSGSNCFLLVSMAYDRYVAICCPLQYHILMNKRVCTQMVAVSCTIGCIISLSINTLIFRLPFCGPNGIKHFFCDFLPVLRLACIDESVLHLTNIAIIILSAILLLGTVMVMFVSYLYIISAILRIPSSVGRQKAFSTCASHLTVVITHFGCASFVYLRPESSSSLDQETLISVTYVFLTPLLNPVIYTLRNREVKIAIKKLLAHSFHCRKL; this is translated from the coding sequence ATGAATAAGGGAAATGACAGCTCAGTGACTGAATTTCTCTTGCTGGGCTTTTCTGTCTTTGGAAAGAAACCAACTCTACTTTTCCTGGGTTTCTCTCTTATATATGGCACGATCCTGGTCTTCAACCTCACCATCATGTCTGTCATCCTGTTTGACCGGACTTTACACAGCCCCATGTACTTTCTACTCTTTGCATTCTCCGCATCAGAAACCTGCAGCACATTTGCCACCATCCCCAAATTGCTGTTGACCCTGGTGACAGGCAGTCAATCCATTTCCTTTGTTGGGTGTGCCATGCAGCAATTTTGTTTCTTTGGATTCTCTGGAAGCAACTGTTTCCTGCTTGTTTCTATGGCTTACGATCGGTATGTGGCAATATGCTGCCCACTTCAGTACCATATACTGATGAACAAAAGGGTTTGTACCCAAATGGTAGCTGTTTCATGTACAATTGGATGCATCATATCACTAAGTATTAATACTCTCATTTTCAGGTTGCCCTTCTGTGGGCCAAATGGAATCAAGCATTTCTTTTGTGATTTCCTACCTGTGCTGAGGCTGGCTTGCATTGATGAATCAGTTTTGCATTTGACTAACATTGCAATCATTATTTTGAGTGCCATTCTTTTGCTGGGCACAGTCATGGTGATGTTTGTCTCATACCTTTACATCATTTCTGCCATCCTAAGGATCCCCTCCAGTGTAGGAAGGCAGAAAGCCTTCTCCACATGTGCCTCCCACCTCACAGTGGTGATAACACACTTTGGGTGTGCATCCTTTGTGTATTTGAGACCCGAGTCTTCCTCATCGCTAGATCAGGAAACATTGATCTCAGTGACTTATGTCTTTCTAACCCCTCTACTGAACCCTGTGATTTATACCTTAAGAAACAGGGAAGTTAAAATAGCCATAAAGAAATTACTAGCGCACTCATTCCATTGTCGGAAACTGTGA